A region from the Pseudomonas promysalinigenes genome encodes:
- a CDS encoding helix-turn-helix domain-containing protein has product MERLTLESCFAEKELPAIHSTMQGLLWKVELHTLDGNRSFKGQFSTQSIGALKLTRSEVSPHLIRHQADHTGTAPYAVTVKSSGKANLNVNSQAVELKDGEIFFLDTAFEYDFFCQKSATFTSLIIPRSKFDRRFPCAKMLSGKALPDSGSSRIIHELMESIFSNGPSSQELDSDFLAEMLLATCQTAFTSYLSNGNRQASVSNSMLLASAVREIDSRLRDPELTPEQIAMVLGVSCRHLYTVMKQIDTSPAKYIRERRLDLSRKILREPAFRHFTISEVAYHCGFNSNTHFSREFRQRFGMPPKAWRQGGAFALY; this is encoded by the coding sequence ATGGAAAGGCTGACATTGGAATCATGCTTTGCCGAGAAAGAACTGCCTGCCATTCACTCGACGATGCAAGGTTTGCTTTGGAAAGTAGAGCTACATACGCTCGATGGGAATCGTAGCTTCAAGGGGCAGTTCAGTACTCAATCCATAGGGGCCTTGAAACTGACTCGCTCTGAAGTCTCGCCCCATCTGATCCGCCATCAGGCTGACCATACCGGTACAGCACCCTATGCGGTGACAGTTAAGTCATCAGGCAAGGCAAATCTCAATGTAAATAGTCAAGCGGTCGAATTGAAAGATGGTGAGATTTTTTTTCTGGATACTGCGTTCGAATATGACTTTTTCTGTCAGAAGTCTGCGACCTTCACATCGTTGATAATCCCACGGTCAAAATTTGATCGGAGATTTCCCTGTGCAAAGATGCTGTCGGGTAAAGCGCTGCCTGACTCCGGGAGCAGCCGAATCATTCATGAGTTGATGGAGTCGATTTTTTCTAATGGCCCGTCTTCTCAAGAACTGGACAGTGATTTCCTGGCAGAAATGCTGTTGGCGACCTGTCAGACCGCGTTTACGTCATATTTGTCTAACGGTAATAGACAAGCTTCTGTCTCTAACTCAATGCTTCTGGCGTCAGCCGTCCGAGAAATCGATAGCCGGCTTCGAGATCCCGAGCTAACGCCCGAGCAAATCGCTATGGTATTGGGTGTGAGTTGCCGCCATTTATATACCGTTATGAAGCAAATCGATACCTCGCCCGCAAAGTACATCAGGGAGCGACGATTGGACCTGAGCAGGAAAATATTGCGGGAGCCAGCATTCAGGCATTTCACCATCAGTGAAGTGGCGTATCACTGCGGTTTCAACAGTAATACGCACTTCTCCCGGGAGTTTCGTCAGCGATTTGGCATGCCCCCAAAGGCGTGGCGCCAAGGTGGGGCCTTTGCGCTTTACTGA